From Dasypus novemcinctus isolate mDasNov1 chromosome 8, mDasNov1.1.hap2, whole genome shotgun sequence, the proteins below share one genomic window:
- the CDC14B gene encoding dual specificity protein phosphatase CDC14B isoform X9, translating to MIRKKIIHFTGSDQRKQANAAFLVGCYMVICLGRTPEEAYRILMFGDTSYIPFRDAAYGSCSFYITLLDCFHAVKKAMQYGFLNFSTFNLDEYEHYEKAENGDLNWIIPDRLIAFCGPHNRTRLESGYYQHSPETYIPYFKSQNVTTIIRLNKRMYDAKRFTDASFDHHDLFFADGGTPTDAIVKEFLDICENAEGAIAVHCKAGLGRTGTLIACYIMKHYRMTAAETIAWIRICRPGSVIGPQQQFLVMKQTSLWLEGDYFRQKLRGQENGKHRAAVSKLLLGVDDISINGVENQDKQESEPYSDDDEFNGVTQGDRLRALKSRRQSKTNTIPLTVILQSSVQSCKTSEPNISGSTGITKRTTRSASRKSSFKSLVPQRERRKRSALQQMPLMALWYFDCSAASALPSFLNFIFLFKIFFLQN from the exons gttATATGTTTGGGGAGAACTCCAGAAGAAGCATATAGAATATTAATGTTTGGAGATACATCCTATATTCCTTTCAG AGATGCTGCCTATGGAAGTTGCAGTTTTTACATTACACTTCTTGATTGTTTTCATGCAGTGAAGAAG GCAATGCAATATGGCTTCCTTAATTTCAGCACATTTAACCTTGATGAATATGAACACTATGAA AAAGCAGAAAACGGAGATTTAAACTGGATAATACCAGACCGATTGATCGCCTTCTGTGGACCTCACAACAGAACCAGACTTGAGAGTG GTTACTACCAACATTCTCCTGAAACTTATATTCCATATTTTAAGAGTCAAAATGTTACTACCATTATTCGTCTGAATAAAAGGATGTATGATGCCAAACGCTTTACGGATGCTAGTTTCGATCACCATGATCTTTTCTTTGCGGATGGTGGCACCCCTACTGATGCCATTGTCAAAGAATTTCTGGATATTTGTGAAAATGCTGAGGGTGCCATTGCAGTACATTGTAAAG ctGGCCTTGGGCGAACTGGCACTTTGATAGCCTGCTATATCATGAAGCATTACAGAATGACAGCGGCTGAGACGATTGCCTGGATCAGAATCTGTCGACCTGGCTCAGTGATTGGACCACAGCAACAATTTTTGGTGAT GAAACAGACAAGCCTCTGGCTCGAAGGTGACTATTTTCGTCAAAAGTTAAGGGGCCAGGAGAATGGAAAACACAGAGCAGCTGTTTCAAAACTTCTCTTGGGTGTTGATGACATTTCAATAAACGGGGTCGAGAATCAAGACAAGCAAGAATCTGAGCCG TACAGTGATGACGACGAATTCAACGGAGTGACCCAAGGTGACAGACTTCGGGCCCTAAAAAGCAGAAGACAATCAAAAACAAACACTATTCCTCTCAC AGTAATTCTTCAGTCCAGTGTTCAGAGCTGTAAAACATCTGAACCTAACATTTCTGGCAGTACAGGCATTACTAAAAGAACCACCAGATCTGCTTCaagaaaaagcagttttaaaag CCTGGTTCctcagagggaaagaaggaaaaggagtgcTTTGCAACAAATGCCCTTAATGGCATTATGGTACTTTGATTGCTCTGCTGCTTCTGCCCtcccttcttttttaaattttatttttttatttaagattttttttttgcagaactGA